The sequence below is a genomic window from Sphingomonas jaspsi DSM 18422.
CCGGCCGATGATCTGGCTGTCGAAGCTGACCGCCCCCTTCGTCTGGCTGCTCGACCGCACCAGCGCGATGATCTTCAAGCTGGTCGGCCTCGACCGGGAATCGAAGAATGTCGTGACGGCCGAGGAACTGCACCTTGTCGTGGCGGAAGCGCAGACTGCAGGCGTGCTTGAGGAAAGCGAGCGGGCGATCATTTCGGGGATCGTCCGATTGGCCGATCGCCCGGTGCGCGAAGTGATGACCCCGCGCACCGACATCGACTGGATCGACATCGGCTGTTCGCGTGACGAGCTGCGCCAGACGCTGTCGGAAACGCCGCACAGCCGCTTGCCCGTGGCCGACGGGTCGGTCGACAATATCGTCGGGGTGGTGTCGACCCGCGACATGCTGACAGCTCTGCTCGACGGGCGAGAAATCGATATCCGCGAACTGATGCGCGATGCGCAGGTCATCCCCGACCTGATGGACGCGATGGACGCGCTGGCGGTGCTTCGCGGGGCCGATGTCCCGCTCGCGCTCGTCCACGACGAATATGGTCACCTCGACGGCATCGTGACCCCGGGTTCGATCCTTGCCGCACTGGCAGGCGCTTTCGCCAACGACCTCGACGAGGGTGAGGACCCGCCCTGCGTCGAGCGGGAAGACGGCAGCTGGCTGGTGTCGGGCGCGGCGAGCGCCGACCTCCTATCCGATCGGCTGGGGGTAGCGATGCCCGGTGAGCGCGATTATTCGACCGTCGCCGGTTTCGCGCTTTCGGTCCTGAAGAAGATCCCGGAAACGGGCGAGCATTTCAAATATGACGGCTACCGGTTCGAAGTCGTCGACATGGACGGCCGCAAGATCGACAAATTGCTCGTCACCCGGCCGCGCAAGCCGCGCGGCGAGCGGACGGCGGACGAACAGTCCGCCGCCTGATCGACCTCAAAGATTGCCGAATTTTACCGCGTAGCCGTCGGTGTCTCCGCGGGCGAGATAGTCGGCCTGCTCAACGATCCGGTCCCGGGCAAAGCGGCCCTTGAAGGCGCCGAGCGAGGCGTCGAGCGTTTCGACCTGTCCCGGCGACAGCCCGGCGATCTGGTCGAAGCGCATGATGCCGCGCTCGTTCAGCAGCGCGGCCATCTTCGGCCCGACACCCTTCAGCTTCTGCAGATCGTCGGGCGCACCCGCGGCGCCGGGCAGTTCGGCATGAACCTTGGTGCCGAGGATTTGGCCCGCCACGTCGCTGGTGGCGGCCGCGGCCTCATCAGCGACACCTTTTCCTTCGCCGACCTTCGTCATGTGCGGGCGCACCGGCGCGCTGTCGCTGAGCGTCACGCGCTGACGCGGCTTGAAAAAGAAGTAGCCGGTGATCAGACCGATCAGGACGGCGACGAGGATGATGGGCCAATATTCGGTCAGGAAAGCCACGGGTTCAGATCCTCTTCTTGTAGATGTTGGCGCGACGGCGCAGTTCGAACAAATAACCGATGATCATGCCCAGTGCGAAGCTGACCAGTCCCAGCAACTGGGCTTCGACCGCCAGCGGCAACAGGAACACATTCGGCTGGAAACCGCCCTTCGGGTCGACCCAGGACGCGTCGAGAATGCCGTAAATGTCGTTCAGGATGCGGGCCAGTTCGGCACGCTGGAAACCGTCCGGATTGCCTTCGATCAGGACGCGGCGCGTCAGGGGCGCGCGCTGCATTTTGGCGCTGAAGACCGGACGGCCGTTGATTTCCGGCACATCGTTGTAGCGGATCGTGCGCTCGGCACGCTGGTCGACGGTTTTGGCGAAGCGCTCGCCCGCGCCCAGCGGACCATGCCACAGGGCGGAAAAGGCCAGCGTCGCGGCAATGCCGATCAGGAAAATACGTCGGGGGGTCATGCGCTTCGCTCCAGTTCGCGCCAGCCGATGTCGCGGCGGCAGAAGCCGTCTTCAAAGTCGATCACGTCCACGGCCTGGTAAGCCCGATCGCGCGCCTCGCGAAGGGTCGAACCTCTGGCGGTGACGGCCAGCACGCGGCCGCCGGTCGAAATGATCCCCTGGTCGTCGGATGATGTGCCCGCATGGAAGACGGTGATGCCGTCGATCGCTTCGGCGCGGCCCAGTCCTGTAATCCGTCCGCCCTTCACCGGGGTGCCGGGATAGCCCAGCGCCGCGATGATGACGGTCATGCTGGTGTCGCGGCTGAGTGACGGGGCGTCGAACGGCGCGCCGGTGGCCACGGCATGGAGCAGCGCGGCGAAATCGCCCTCGATCCGCGGCATGATCGCTTCGCACTCTGGATCGCCGAACCGGACATTATATTCGATCAGCTTGGGGCCGGCGGCGGTCAGCATCAGTCCGGCAAAAAGGACGCCGGAAAAGGGTGTGCCCGCATCGGCCATCGCTCGGGCCGTCGGCTCGACGATCTCGCGCATCGCCCGCGCTTCGAGCTCGGGGGTCAGGACCGGGGCGGGCGAATAGGCACCCATGCCGCCGGTGTTCGGGCCGGTGTCGCCTTCGCCGACCCGCTTATGGTCCTGCGCGGAGGCGATCGCGACGGCGCGCGGCCCGTCGACCAGCGCAAACAGACTGGCCTCTTCGCCTTCAAGGAATTCTTCGATCACCAAAGGCCCGTCGCCGGCCGCGCGGATCGCGGCCTCGGCTTCTTCGCGGCTCATGGCGACGGTGACGCCCTTGCCCGCCGCAAGGCCGTCGGCCTTGATCACCACCGGGATCGAAAAGCGGTCGAGTGCGGCCAGCGCGTCGGCTTCGGTTTCTATCCGGACATAGGCCGCGGTGGGGATGTCATGCCGAGCGCAAAGGTCTTTGGTAAACCCCTTCGAACCTTCCAGCTGGGCCCCTGCGGCCGACGGGCCGAAGCAGGCGATGCCGGCGGCGCGGCATGCGTCGGCAACCCCGGCGACCAGCGGCGCTTCAGGGCCGACCACGACAAGGTCGACGCCTTCACGCTGCGCCAGCGCGACAACCGCAGTGGGATCGCACGGGTCGATCTCGACGCATTCGGCCCAGCGGGCGATGCCGGGATTGCCGGGACCCGCGATCAGCCGCGTGCAGCTTGGCGATTGCTTCAGCCGCCACGCCAGCGCATCTTCGCGCCCACCCGAACCCAGCAACAGGATATTCATGCCTCTCCCCGACGATCTTGAACCACAGGGCCTCCTAGCCGAGGCGAAGGGCGGCGACAATTCGCCTCCGCTGTCGGTCAGCGAACTGTCGGGCGCGCTCAAGCGCACGGTGGAAAGCGCCTTCGGCTTCGTCCGCGTCCGCGGCGAGATCAGCGGATGGAAGCGCCACAGCTCGGGCCATTGCTACTTCACCTTGAAGGACGAGAGCGCCGCCATCGACGCGGTCATCTGGAAGGGGCAGGCAGCCAGCCTCGCGTTCCGGCCAGAAGACGGCGCGGAGGTCGTCGCGACCGGCAAGCTGACCACCTACCCGGGGCGATCGAAATATCAGATCGTCGTCAACCGCATGGAGCTGGCAGGCGAGGGGGCGCTGATGGCGCTGCTCGACAAGCGGCGTCGCGCGCTCGCCGCCGAAGGCCTGTTCGACGACGGCCGCAAGCGCCCCCTGCCTTTCCTGCCGCGCGTGATCGGGGTGGTGACATCGCCGACCGGCGCGGTCATCCGCGACATCCTGCATCGGCTGGAAGATCGCTGCCCGACCCACGTCATCGTCTGGCCGGTGCCGGTGCAGGGTGACGGCGCTGCCGCCAAGGTGGCGGCAGCGATCCGCGGCTTCGGTTCGCTGAAGCTCGGCGGACCCATACCCCGACCCGACCTGCTGATCGTAGCGCGCGGCGGGGGTTCGATCGAGGATCTGTGGGCGTTCAACGAGGAAGAGGTGGTGCGCGCCGCGGCAGAATCGCCGATCCCGCTGATCAGCGCGGTCGGCCACGAAACCGACACCACGCTGATCGATTTCGCCTCTGACCGACGTGCGCCGACTCCCACCGCCGCAGCCGAGATGGCGGTGCCGGTGCGGGCCGAACTGGCGGCGTGGCTGGGCGAGCTTGGCCATCGCTCGGCCTCGTCGCTCAATCGCCTCTCCTCGCGCCTTGCCGAGCGCTACGACCTGAGCGCCGCGCGCTGGCCCGACGCCGCCAACCTGTTCGCGCCGCTCGCGCAGCGGGTGGACGACGCCGCCGACCGTTTGCCACGCGCGCTGGTCCAGCGGACGGCCCATGCCCGCGCCGATTTTGCCGGGGTTGCACCGCGGCTCCAGCGCCGGCTGATCGACGACAAGATCGACCGGCTCGGCGACCGGCTGGCATCGCTGGCGCGACTGGCGGCGCTCGCCCATCACGACCGCCCGCTGCAACGCGGCTTCGTTCGCGTCACCGATCGGCAGGGCAGGACGCTGGTCCATGCCGCGGACGCCCGCGCCGCCGGCCTTGTCGACCTGCACTTCGGTGACGGAACGGTGCCCGCGACGATCGGCGATGGGGCGCCGCCGCCGTCACGGGTTGAGCCGAAGCGCGCCAAGCCCTATCTCGGCAAGCAACCTGGACTGTTCGATACGGAAGACTGAACGATGCTGATGGGCGGACGTACCCGCGAGGCCAAGATCCATTACATGGACGGCACCTTCCGCCTGCTGGCGACGGGCGACCATGTTCGATGCGCGGTCACCGGCACGATCATCCCGCTCGAAGAATTGCGTTACTGGTCGGTCGCGCGGCAGGAAGCCTATGTCGACGCCGCCGCCAGCCTCGAAGGCGAGCGGCGCGCCGGCGCGATCTGACCGGCGCCGGCCCTATTCGGTCCGCCTGACCTTTACGCCCGGCTGCTTGTTGACGCTGAGGATATAACTGCTCAGCGCGCCCTTCTTGATCAATACCTTGTCGCCGATGCGCGGGTCGATGACGATGACCTTGGCGTCGGTCTGCACCCAGCGGCTGCCATCCTGAAGCCGGAAGATGAATCCGTCGACGGTCCGGCCAAGTCCCGCGATCACGCCGTCGACCTGCTTGATCTCCACCGTATCGTCGTCATCGCCGAAGATGCCGAGGTTGGGAATGCCGAAGCCGAACAGGCCCTTTTTGGTCTTGCGCACCCCTTCCTTGTCGAACACGACCAATTCCTTGTTCGACACGGCGGAATCGATGGCAGCTGCCGCCTTGTCGAAGCAAGCCAGGCGTTCCGCTTCGCCGGCGATGGCGCGGCAGGCGAGGAGGCCCGTGATCTGCGCGGGCGGCGGGCCGCTCTTCACGCTGCGGGCGAAGGACGGGCTGGAGGCGAGGCACACCATGCCCAGCGCGATCAATGCTGCCCGACCATATCCCATCGCCATACCTCCCGAAAATTTGGCTTGTCTTAAGCTGCAGGGTGCGACGGCGGCAAGAAGCGAGTGTTGCAAAAACACTACAACCCCTCTTGGAAGTGCCTCACAACGCCCTCGTCGCGTTGCGTTGGTTTGCAGCTTTCCCGTATCAAGGCCGACAGTTCGGCAGTGTCTCACTGCTGTACACGGCTGGCTGCAAGTATGCGGCCCATAAGGGGAAGAACCTATATGAAGCTCGATTTTCGTCAGCGGCTGCTCGCCACGACCCTTCTGGTCGGCGCGAGCGTGATCGCATCTCCGGCGTTTGCGCAGGACGCAGCGCCGCAGCCTGACACGCCCACCGGTCCGGTCGAAGGCCAGCCGACGCCCACCGTCGCGGCGGACGGCGCGCCGGTCGAAACGACCAAGGACATCGTCGTCACCGGCACCCGCATTCCGTCGGCCAACCTTGAATCGGTTGCGCCGGTCACGGTCGTGTCGAACCAGGATCTGAAGCTGCAGGGCACCGCCCGAGTCGAAGATCTTCTCAACTCGCTGCCGTCGGTCGTCTCGGGTCAGAACTCGGGCATCTCGAACGGCTCGGACGGCACCGCCACGGTCGACCTTCGTGGTCTCGGCGCCAAGCGCACCCTCGTGCTGGTCAACGGCCGCCGCCTGACCCCGGGTTCGCCGGTCACTGCCGGCCCGGCCGACATCAACATCATCCCGTCGTCGATCGTGAAGCGGGTTGAAGTCCTCACCGGCGGCGCGTCGTCGACCTACGGCGCGGACGCCGTGTCGGGCGTCGTCAACTTCATCATGGACACCGACTTCGAAGGCATCCGCTTCGACGGTCAGTACAGCTTCTATCAGCACACCAACAAGAACCGTGAGTTGTACAACGGCCAGACGATGTACGACATCCTGAATGCTCGTATCAACGCCGGCCTCGACGGCTATGGCTATCCGAAGGGCAATGTTGCCGACGGCGGTTCGTTCGACGGCACCGTGACCATCGGCACCGGCTTCGATGACGGCCGCGGCCATGCGACCGCTTATTTCGGCTACCGCAAGGTCAACCCGGTCCTCCAGTCGCGTCGCGACTATTCGGCTTGTACGATCCAGAACACCGGTGCTGCGCTCAGCAACCCGCGTCGTCTGAACCCGCAGGCTGGTGTCCAGTGCGGCGGCTCGCTGACCAACGCCGGTGGTACCGCGCTGTTCTACGTCACCGGCACCTCGACGGTCTATGACCTCGGCACCGACACGGCTTTTGCCACCGGTCCGCGCTACAACTTCGCCCCGCTGAACTACTTCCAGCGTCCGGACGAACGTTACACCGCCGGCGTGTTCGCGAACTATGAAATCTCGCCGGCGATCAAGCCGTACCTTGAATTCATGTTCATGGACGACCGCAGCGTTGCGCAGATCGCCCCGTCGGGCGACTTCGGCAACACGCTGACCATCAACTGCGACAACCCGCTGCTGACCAGCAACCAGTTCGACACGCTGTGCACGGGCGCGAACCTGATCAACGGGTTCATCGGTAACTTCCCGGTTGCGACCGGTGCGCCGTTCAACCCGGACAACGCCGCGGCGCCGATCGATTTCATCGACCCGACGACTGGAAATACCTACAACAAGGGTTTCTTCCAGCTGCTGCGTCGTAACATCGAAGGCGGCCCGCGTCAGGCGGATCTCCAGTACACCACCTACCGTGGCGTGCTGGGCACCAAGGGCGATCTCGGCAAGGCCTGGTCGTACGATGCCTACTATCAGTATGGCCGCGTCAACTATAACCAGACCTACCGCAACGAATTCTCCGTTGCCCGTCTGAACCGCGCCCTTGACGTTGTCACCGACACCCGCGCCGGCAGCCCGACCCTCGGTCAGGCCGTCTGTCGTTCGGTGCTGGATGGCAGCGATCCGAACTGCGTGCCCTACAACATCTTCACCCCGGGCGGCGTCAGCCAGGCGGCGGTCGACTATCTGTCGGCGACCGGTCTGCAGCGCGGCCGTACCTCGGAACAGGTGGCTCACGTCGACTTCACCGGCCTGCTCGGTGAATATGGCCTGAAGTCGCCTTGGGCCGAAGACGGCGTGGCGATCAACCTCGGTGCCGAATACCGCAAGGAAAAGCTGGCCCTGGACGTCGACAATGCGTTCGCGACCGGCGACCTGACCGGCCAGGGCGCTCCGACCCTGCCGATCAGCGGCAACTTCACGGTCAAGGAATTCTTCGGCGAAATCCAGATTCCGATCGTGCAGAAGAGCTTCATCTACGACTTGAGCTTCACTGGCGGCTACCGCCGGTCGGACTACAAGACGTCGGGTGGCAGCTCGTACACCACCGACACCTACAAGCTTGGTCTCGAATTCGCTCCGATCCAGGACGTCCGCTTCCGCGCTGCCTACAACCGGGCAGCTCGTGCGCCGAACATCCAGGAACTGTTCGCGACCCAGTTCGTCGGACTCGACGGCGGCACCGATCCGTGCGCCGGCATCACCGTGTCGGCCACCGACTACGGCTGTCTGGCCCAAGGTCTGGTCGTCGGTCAGTCGGTCACCCCGAACCCGGCCGCCCAGTACAACGGTCTGCTCGGTGGTAACCCGAACCTGACGCCGGAAACCGCGACCACGAAGACGCTCGGCGTCATTCTGCAGCCGCGCTTCATTCCGCGCTTCGCGCTGACCATCGACTGGTTCGACATCAAGCTTCGGGACGCGATTCAGGGCTACGGCGCTGACGCGATCCTCAATGACTGCGTGTCGAACGCGACGGCAACCTTCACGCCCGATTCGTGCAACCTGATCAACCGCGATCCGGCCGGTTCGCTGTGGCTGACCTCGGGTGGTTATGTGATCGACACCCCGACCAACGTCGGTGGCGTGCAGACCCGCGGCATCGAGTTCAATGCGAGCTACTCGCATCGTCTCGGCGGCCTCGGCAACCTGTCGGCCAGCATGATCGGCACGTGGACGAAGAAGTATGAAGTCGATAACGGTCTGACCCCGGTCTATGACTGCGTCGGCTACTTCGGCACGACCTGCAGCAATCCGATCCCGGAATGGAAGCACAAGGCTCGCCTGAGCCTGAATACTCCGTCGGGTATCGGCCTGTCGCTGCAGTGGCGCTTCATCGGCAAGTCGCAGATCGACTTCGCCAACCCGAGCGCCAGCCTCAACTCGTCCTACTACGAAGCGCTGTCGAAGATTAAGGCGTACAACTACTTCGACCTCGCGACGTCGTTCACCTTCGGCGATCACTACAATTTCCGCCTCGGTGTGAACAACCTGTTCGACAAGGCCCCGCCGCTGGTCAGCTCGGGCTCGGGTGCCTTCGGCGCCAGCGCCTGCCCGACCGGTCCGTGTAACGGTAACACCTGGCCGGGCACCTACGACGCCCTTGGTCGTTACATGTACGCCGGCGTGACGCTGGACTTCTAATCCGACCCGAAAGGGTTTGATGAAAAGGGGCGGTGGATCTTCGGATCCGCCGCCTTCTTTTTTGCTCGCATCCCGGCTCCCGTCCGTCCTATCTGGACGCCATGACCACCAACCAGATCGACGAGCCGACGCGCGCAGCCATCGGGACCATGATCGGCCTTGCGCGGGCGGGCCGGTTGGCCGAGGCCCGGAGCAGCGGCAAGAATGCCCTGGCCAGCGTCGGCGACCCCGGCCCCGTCCACGCCATCCTAGGTCGGATGGCGTGCGAAAGCGGGGATTTCGACGACGGTGTCCATCACCTCAGGATCGCGATCGACGCACTTCCGCGCGAACCGGCCGTCCGGCTCGATCTGGCCGCGGCGCTGACGCAACTGCAGCGGTTTGCCGACGTGCTGGACGTGTTGCCGATCGACCTGTGCCGCGCCGACCCCACCTTGCAGATGGCGCGCTTCCGCGGCTTCGCTGCCCAGTCGCTCGAAGATTTTGAACAGGCGGTCGAGGCCTATCGCATCGTGGTCGATGCGGCACCCGACGATGCGGGCACCTGGAACAACCTTGGCAATGCCGAAGAGGCACTGGGTCGCTTCGACGATGCGATCGTAAGCCTGCAGCACGCCTATCGCCTCGATCCGGCCTCCGCGCCGACAAGGCTCAACCTGGCTCAGTCGCTGGGCAACGCCGGCCGCAACCATGAGGCGCTGGAGCTTCTGCGCAACGCGGCGCAAGATACGCCCAACGATTTCCAGACGCAGTTCGAGCTTGGCCGGATCGCGACCCGCCTTGGCGACAATAAGACAGCCTTGGCGGCCTATGAGGCGGCCCATCGCCTGGACCCGGCCCATGCCGACACGCTGGCGAGGCTGGCCGCGCAGAAGGCGGTCGCCTGGGACGTCGATGGCGCCGTTGCCACCTACCGCCGGGCATTGGAGCTGGCACCGGCCATGCCGGAAGCGCACATCGGCCTTGCGATCATGAGCGAGCAGCAGAACGACACTGCGGGCCTCGAACAGGTCGCAGCCGACGCGCGCGCGGCGTGGGTGGCACCGGAATCCCAGTCCTTTATCGATGCGCTCGTCCATCGCCGTCACAAGCGCTGGGAAGAGGCGCTGGCCGCGGCGCAGGCGTCGGGCACGGAATATGAGCCGATCCGTCGCATGCAGATCATCGGCGAAGCGAACGATCGCCTGGGCCGGGCGGAAGAGGCCTTTGCTGCCTATTCCGAGATGAACCGGCTTGCGTCCGAAGCGCCGCACGGCCCGTTGCAACTCGCCGACCTGTACCGCGATCAGGTCGACAAAACCTTGGCAATCATGACCCAGGACTGGTTCGCGGGCTGGTCTCCTCCAGCCGCGAAAACGCCGGACGAACATTCCTCGCCAGTGTTCCTGTGCGGGTTCCCGCGTTCCGGAACGACGCTGCTCGATACGCTGCTCATGGGGCATCCCGACGTTCGGGTGCTGGAGGAAAAGCAGGCATTCCCGGATGTCGAACGTGCGATCGGCGACGTCGCCAATCTGGCGACCATGAGCGAGGAGCAAATCCTGTCATCTCGCCGCGATTATTGGACCGCGGTGAACCATCTTACGGACCTGCCGGACGACGCGATGTTGATCGACAAGTCGCCGCTCTATTTGAACAAGGTCCCCGCTATCCACCGGCTGTTCACCGACGCCCGCTTCATCCTGGCGTTGCGGCACCCGATGGACGTGGTGTTGAGCTGTTTCATCACCAATTTTCGCCCCAATGCCGCGATGGCCAATTTCCTGACCCTGGAACGGACGGCGCAGATCTACGACGCCAGCTTCCGGGCATTCGAGGAGGCTGACCGCTTGCTCGACCTGCAGGTCTTTCCGGTGGTCTACGAGCGAATGGTTGAGGACAAGGATGCAGAGCTGCGTCCGCTGTTCGACTGGCTTGGCCTCGATTGGAACGAGGTCGAGGGCGACCATCTGGCCACCGCGTCGAAGCGCGGGGTCATCACCACCGCGAGCTACGCGCAGGTCAACGAGCCGATCTATCGCCGTTCGGCCGGACGCTGGACCAAATACCGCCGCCAGCTCGAACCCGTCATTCCGATCCTCGCCCCGTGGGTCGAGCGTTTGGGCTACTCGCTCGACGACCCGACCAAGGTCCCGGAACGAGGGGTCATCGCATGACCGTGGCCGAAGCCGATGCGGCAGCGGCGCGGGGCGATATCACCGCTGCCGCGGCATTGCTCGAGCAGGCCGTAGCCGCGGAGCCCGACAATCCCGAATTGTGGATGAAGCTGGCCGCGTTGCAGCGACATCTGCAGCAGCCCGCCCGTGCGCTTCAGTCGGTCAACCGCGTGCTGGCGCTTACCGAGCTCGATTTCATGGCCCTGTCGTTCAAGGCGATGCTGATGGAGCAGCTGGCGCCCGATGCGGCGGGTGAGGCATGGGCCAATGCCCTGACCCAGCTGCCGCCGGGCCAGCTGCCGCCGCATGTGCAAAGCGTCGTGCAGCGGGGCATTGCATTGCGGGACCAGTGGACCGACCGCCGCGACGCGAAACTGGCGGACGCCGCCCGCGCGGCAGAGGCGAGGGCCGACCCGGAGGAGGCGACCCGCATCGCGCGGTTCCGCACCAATATCTCGCGCAAGACGGCTGTCTATCATAGCGAACCCACCGACTTCCATTTCCCGGGGCTGAGGGAACGCGAATTTCACGCACGCGCCGACCATCCATGGCTCGAAACGCTTGAACGGCATGCCGATGTCATCGCGGCGGAACTGCAGGCGGTCATGGCGGCGGAGCGGACCGAACTGGTGCCGTATATCCAGTACGAAGACCATGCCCCGATGGCGCAATGGCGCGAGCTCAACCGCAACCGTGACTGGACTGCGATCCACCTGCTGCAAAACGGCCGCCGCATCGATGCCAACGCCCGGCATTGTCCCGAAACAATGGCCTTGCTAGCGACCTTGCCGCAGCCGGACGTGGCCGGCGCCGGACCCAATGCGATGTTTTCGCTGCTGGCCCCGCACACGACCATCCCGGCGCATGTCGGGGTGGCCAACACGCGGCTGGTCTGCCACCTGCCGCTGATCGTTCCGGAAGGTTGCTGGTTCCGGGTCGGCGCAGAAACCCGGTTCTGGAAGCAGGGTCAGGCGTTCGTGTTCGACGACACCATCGAGCATGAAGCTGCGAACCCCAGCGACCAGCTTCGCGTGGTGTTCATTTTCGACATCTGGCACCCCGACCTGACCGAGGTCGAGCGCGACGCGGTGCGGAGCATCATCGGCGCCGAAACGGGAGTGGGCGGGGCGTTGTGACCGCAAGGTATCCGTCGCCGGCGCAATTGGCGGAAGCCGCCCGCGCGGCGCTGGATAGCGGGCGTGAGGCGTCGGTGATCGACGATGTCGCCGTCACGGCGCGACAGTGGGGCAGCGACGCATCGTCGTGGCAGTGGGCCGGGCTCCTGTACCGGTCGCTACAGGATCACCGCAAGGCGCTGGCCGCCTTTGCACGGGCCTCCGATCTTGCTCCCGACAACGCACTGATCGCCATGAGCCTGGCGCAGGTCCAGCTCGAAGCGGGTCTCGATGCGGCGCCACAGTTCGAACGTGCCATCCGCCTGTCGCCCACCGGGGATGCGCTGCTTGGCCTGACCGCATCGCGGTACGCCAGGGGCGAAGGCCGCGCCGCCCTGTCCGACCTTGCAGCGATTCTCGACCGCAATCCGCTGTGGGTGCAGGGGCACCGGCAATGGGCACAGCTGGCGGCGATGACGGGCGAGGCGGCCCGCGCGACTGAAACGATCGACCGGGCGATCGCCGCGCACCGCGAAACGGCGGCGCTATGGGGCGCTAAGATCGACCTGCTGGAACAGGCCGAACGGCATGAGGAGCGCCGAATGGTCTGCGAGGAGGCGATCGCGGCCACCGGCAACCCGCCAGCTTTCGCACTGGCCCGCGCTGCCGCGCTTTCCGACAGCGGGGACGATGCCGGGGCGCAGCAGGCCTTCGCCCGTCTTGGGGTGCCGACGACGATCGATCATGCCATCCGCCTCGCCCGCCACCTCATCCGCCTTGGCGAACGGGCGTCGCTGGCGCGTCTGGCGGATGAATGGATGGCGGGCAGCGACGCCCATCTTTTTTGGCCCTATGCGTCGATCGCCTGGCGATGGACGGCACCCGACCGATGGCAGTGGCTGGAAGGGGACGAGCGGCTGATCCGCGTGGTTGACCTTGCCGGGGCCGGCGTAGATCTCAACCAGTTGGCCATGCGCTTGCGGGCGCTGCACGGCGCGTCGGGCCGGTTTCTCGACCAATCGGTGAGGGGCGGGACGCAGACAGACGGTCCGCTGCTGTCGCGGCTCGATGCGGAAGTGGTGCAGCTCCGCGCCGCCCTCGTATCGGCGATTGACGATTATGTCCGCGGTCTGCCTCCGGTCGACCCCGGACACCCGATGCTCTCTCGTCCGCGATCCGGTCCGGTCCGCTTTGCGGGCAGCTGGTCGGTGCGCCTCGGGGCGGCCGGCTACCACGCCGCGCACGTCCATCCGCAGGGGTGGATCAGTTCGGCCTTTTACTGCGTCGTGCCGCCAACGGCGGGCGATGCGGGCCGCCTGGTGCTGGGATCGCCGCCGCCCGACCTTCGCACCGATCTGCCGCCGATCCGGGAGGTCGAGCCGATCGCGGGTCGGCTGGTGCTGTTCCCGTCGATGATTTGGCACGGCACCCTTCCCTTTGGCGAAGGCGAACGAATGACCGTGGCGTTCGACGTCGCGCCTTGCCGCGACGCCTGAGGTCGTTGGTCGAAGGCGGATTGACATGGCCGTCCCGCCACGAAACGCTGCGCGCATCACATTGCACGA
It includes:
- a CDS encoding 2OG-Fe(II) oxygenase family protein, translating into MTARYPSPAQLAEAARAALDSGREASVIDDVAVTARQWGSDASSWQWAGLLYRSLQDHRKALAAFARASDLAPDNALIAMSLAQVQLEAGLDAAPQFERAIRLSPTGDALLGLTASRYARGEGRAALSDLAAILDRNPLWVQGHRQWAQLAAMTGEAARATETIDRAIAAHRETAALWGAKIDLLEQAERHEERRMVCEEAIAATGNPPAFALARAAALSDSGDDAGAQQAFARLGVPTTIDHAIRLARHLIRLGERASLARLADEWMAGSDAHLFWPYASIAWRWTAPDRWQWLEGDERLIRVVDLAGAGVDLNQLAMRLRALHGASGRFLDQSVRGGTQTDGPLLSRLDAEVVQLRAALVSAIDDYVRGLPPVDPGHPMLSRPRSGPVRFAGSWSVRLGAAGYHAAHVHPQGWISSAFYCVVPPTAGDAGRLVLGSPPPDLRTDLPPIREVEPIAGRLVLFPSMIWHGTLPFGEGERMTVAFDVAPCRDA